In the Solibacillus sp. FSL K6-1523 genome, one interval contains:
- a CDS encoding ABC transporter permease encodes MSNRVVNILVPIVSIIIGLIVGAIVMLASGYDPVLGYTALWNGIFGDSYSIGNTIRQITPYILSGLAVAFAFRTGLFNIGVEGQLLMGWLAAAYVGYAFDLPRFIHLPLALVAAAAAGAFWAFIVGFLKAKLSVHEVIASIMLNYTALYITNAVIRSLTDGSFKTPTILESATLRMPWLREITDNSSLHLGIIVALLMVFVMWFILEKTTRGYELKSVGFNKNAAEYAGMSVNKNIILAMTISGVFAGLAGAVEALGTFQNASIKAGFSGIGFDGIAVALLGANTPLGVIFGASLFGSLKYGALNMPNEAGIPEEIVSIIIALIIFFVASGYIIRLALQKFGKKKEGQ; translated from the coding sequence ATGTCAAATCGTGTAGTAAATATACTCGTTCCTATTGTTTCAATCATTATTGGTTTAATCGTTGGGGCAATTGTTATGCTTGCCAGTGGCTATGATCCAGTATTAGGTTATACGGCGTTATGGAACGGTATTTTTGGAGATTCCTATTCAATCGGAAATACAATTCGACAAATTACACCGTATATTTTATCAGGTTTAGCGGTAGCATTTGCATTCCGTACAGGACTATTTAATATTGGGGTAGAAGGGCAATTATTAATGGGATGGTTAGCTGCGGCATACGTCGGTTATGCATTTGACTTACCGCGATTCATCCACTTGCCATTAGCTTTAGTTGCAGCGGCAGCAGCGGGTGCTTTCTGGGCATTTATTGTGGGCTTCTTGAAAGCGAAATTATCGGTGCATGAAGTAATTGCTTCCATCATGTTAAACTATACAGCACTATATATTACGAATGCTGTTATTCGAAGCTTAACAGATGGTAGTTTTAAAACGCCAACAATTTTAGAAAGTGCAACATTACGCATGCCATGGTTACGCGAAATTACCGATAATTCGAGCTTACACTTAGGAATTATCGTTGCGTTATTAATGGTGTTTGTCATGTGGTTTATTTTAGAAAAGACGACACGTGGTTACGAGCTAAAATCAGTAGGTTTCAATAAAAATGCTGCTGAATATGCTGGGATGAGTGTCAACAAAAACATTATTTTAGCGATGACGATTTCGGGTGTATTTGCCGGTCTTGCCGGTGCGGTGGAAGCTTTAGGTACGTTCCAAAATGCATCGATTAAAGCAGGATTCTCAGGTATTGGATTTGACGGAATTGCGGTTGCCTTACTTGGTGCAAACACGCCGCTTGGAGTTATATTTGGTGCCTCTTTATTTGGCTCATTGAAATACGGGGCATTAAATATGCCAAACGAAGCCGGTATTCCAGAAGAAATCGTATCGATTATTATCGCCTTAATTATTTTCTTCGTAGCAAGTGGTTATATTATCCGATTAGCTTTACAAAAATTCGGAAAGAAAAAGGAGGGCCAGTAA